The Pirellulales bacterium genome has a window encoding:
- a CDS encoding ABC transporter ATP-binding protein, with amino-acid sequence MWLTFEHVTKLYGPVIGVNDISCRIGPGITGLFGANGAGKSTMMKLASGQLRPTQGMVRIGDDRAWTSRAKRNLGFSPDINSFYEEMTGREFILAMTRLYGYSMKEARRRTEQALEDVAMTDRADRHLGGCSHGMRQRIKLAQALANDPQVLLLDEPMTGIDPGGRRDLSRLLVRQAEGGRTVLVSSHILSEVEQLTDSIIMIARGRIIASGTIAEIRRLLENQPYTVQLVTRGNSRALASRLVEIPEVDSVEVRFETLTVRTRHPQQFFGVVGTLVIEQGIEIERLETLDAGADAVFGYLERE; translated from the coding sequence ATGTGGCTCACCTTCGAACACGTCACGAAACTGTACGGCCCGGTGATCGGGGTCAACGACATCTCGTGCCGTATTGGCCCGGGCATTACCGGCCTGTTCGGGGCGAACGGCGCCGGCAAGTCGACCATGATGAAGCTCGCCAGCGGGCAGTTGCGCCCTACCCAGGGCATGGTGCGCATCGGCGATGACCGCGCCTGGACGAGCCGCGCCAAACGCAATCTCGGCTTCAGTCCCGACATCAACAGCTTCTACGAGGAGATGACGGGGCGCGAGTTCATCCTGGCGATGACGCGCCTTTACGGCTACAGCATGAAGGAGGCTCGCCGTCGCACGGAGCAGGCGCTCGAGGACGTCGCCATGACCGATCGTGCCGATCGCCATCTCGGCGGTTGCAGCCACGGCATGCGGCAGCGCATCAAACTTGCCCAGGCCCTGGCGAACGATCCCCAGGTGTTGTTGCTCGACGAGCCGATGACCGGGATCGATCCGGGAGGGCGGCGCGATCTTAGTCGGCTGCTCGTACGACAGGCCGAAGGGGGACGCACCGTGCTCGTCTCGAGCCACATCTTGTCCGAGGTCGAGCAATTGACCGACTCGATCATTATGATCGCTCGCGGCCGCATCATTGCCTCGGGCACTATCGCCGAGATTCGCCGGCTGCTGGAGAACCAGCCCTACACCGTGCAACTGGTGACGCGGGGCAACTCGCGGGCGCTGGCCTCGCGACTGGTCGAGATTCCCGAGGTCGACTCGGTCGAGGTGCGCTTCGAGACCCTCACCGTCCGCACGCGGCATCCACAACAGTTCTTCGGCGTGGTGGGCACGCTCGTCATCGAGCAAGGCATCGAGATCGAGCGGCTCGAAACGCTCGACGCGGGCGCTGACGCGGTGTTCGGTTACCTGGAGCGAGAGTGA
- a CDS encoding alpha/beta fold hydrolase, whose product MKTYDIGGAKIEVDDRGRGLPVLFVHGFPLDHSMWQAQIDELSAGYRTIAPDLRGFGASGPSSGTVTMRQFADDLATLLDQFKVTEPVVLCGLSMGGYVAWQFWRHHGQRLRALILCDTKASADSEEAVAGRHKLAAAVIATGHGAARDAMLPKLFARGTAERQPVLLERTKGMIGRAQPESIAAALRGMAERPDATPWLAQIRVPTLVIVGAEDTITTLDEMRGMADKIDGAELVVVPEAGHMAPMERPDIVTPAIASFLDRLSG is encoded by the coding sequence ATGAAGACCTACGACATCGGCGGCGCGAAGATCGAGGTCGACGATCGAGGGCGTGGTTTGCCCGTGCTCTTCGTGCATGGTTTTCCTCTCGATCACTCGATGTGGCAGGCCCAGATCGACGAGCTCTCGGCCGGCTACCGCACGATCGCGCCCGACTTGCGTGGCTTTGGCGCGAGCGGTCCCAGTTCGGGCACGGTGACGATGCGCCAATTTGCCGATGATCTGGCCACGCTGCTCGATCAGTTCAAGGTGACCGAGCCGGTCGTCTTGTGCGGATTGTCGATGGGGGGTTACGTCGCCTGGCAATTCTGGCGTCATCATGGCCAACGTCTGCGAGCGCTGATCTTGTGCGATACGAAGGCGAGCGCCGACAGCGAAGAGGCCGTGGCCGGGAGGCACAAGCTGGCGGCGGCGGTGATAGCCACCGGACACGGGGCCGCCCGCGATGCCATGTTGCCCAAGCTATTCGCGCGCGGCACGGCCGAGCGTCAGCCGGTGTTGCTCGAGCGAACGAAAGGGATGATCGGCCGCGCGCAGCCAGAATCGATCGCGGCGGCGCTGCGGGGCATGGCCGAGCGTCCTGACGCGACCCCCTGGCTCGCCCAGATCCGCGTGCCGACGCTCGTCATCGTCGGCGCGGAGGATACCATCACCACGCTCGACGAGATGCGGGGCATGGCCGACAAGATCGATGGCGCGGAACTGGTCGTCGTACCCGAGGCAGGCCACATGGCCCCGATGGAACGTCCCGACATCGTCACGCCCGCAATCGCCAGCTTCCTCGATCGGCTGAGTGGATAG
- a CDS encoding ABC transporter ATP-binding protein — protein sequence MRLVDLKNVSRSFGHVKALRDVTLALEPGTIGLVGNNGAGKSTLLKILLGLLRPDSGTGTILTYDIRSTGNALRGRVGYMAEAASVVPVLRGVEFVTLAGDLYGMPHRDARRRAHEVLNYVGLGELRYRRLEEYSAGNQQRLKLAAALVHDPELLLLDEPTNGLDPAGRVSMLRLIEDLIAETGKSVILCTHLLGDVERLCQQVVVLDRGTVVRAGSMAELRRTISNRYELGWIGDGAIFRAALEREGARVVVNQNGPARIHVEVAPGWTTNRFFEIAHSVGVTINELKPEEEDLQGVFFRMTDHHTPAAAPPQQT from the coding sequence ATGCGACTTGTCGATCTCAAAAATGTCAGCCGCAGCTTTGGCCACGTCAAGGCCTTGCGCGACGTTACCTTGGCGCTCGAGCCGGGTACGATCGGACTGGTGGGCAACAACGGCGCCGGCAAATCGACGCTGCTCAAGATCCTGCTGGGGCTGCTCCGCCCCGACAGCGGCACCGGCACCATCTTGACGTACGACATCCGCTCGACGGGCAACGCCCTGCGGGGCCGTGTCGGCTACATGGCCGAGGCCGCCTCGGTCGTGCCGGTGCTCCGCGGCGTCGAGTTCGTGACGCTCGCAGGGGATCTCTACGGCATGCCGCATCGCGATGCCCGTCGCCGTGCCCACGAAGTGTTGAACTACGTCGGCCTGGGCGAGCTGCGCTACCGGCGGCTCGAGGAATACTCGGCCGGCAATCAGCAACGACTCAAGTTGGCCGCGGCCCTGGTACACGACCCCGAGTTGCTGCTGCTCGACGAGCCGACGAATGGTCTCGACCCGGCCGGGCGGGTTTCGATGCTGCGGTTGATCGAGGATCTCATCGCCGAGACGGGTAAGAGCGTGATCCTCTGCACCCACCTGTTGGGCGATGTCGAGCGTCTGTGTCAGCAAGTGGTGGTGCTCGATCGTGGCACGGTGGTTCGCGCCGGCAGCATGGCCGAGTTGCGACGCACGATCAGCAATCGCTACGAGCTGGGTTGGATCGGCGATGGTGCGATCTTTCGCGCAGCGCTCGAACGCGAAGGAGCGCGCGTCGTCGTGAATCAGAACGGTCCGGCGAGAATCCACGTCGAGGTCGCCCCCGGCTGGACCACGAATCGCTTTTTCGAGATTGCGCACTCGGTCGGCGTCACGATCAACGAGCTCAAGCCAGAGGAAGAGGATCTGCAGGGCGTTTTCTTCCGCATGACCGATCACCATACGCCCGCCGCCGCGCCGCCGCAGCAGACTTAG
- a CDS encoding ABC transporter permease subunit, protein MEASQSALAAGSTASSGSFATGPAAGAREPLRVLALIRAWGTLTMLSFRQLLWSTNTLMVLFPLIGCTLFLLRRRYDQIAYLPRAINAFSHEFVILIFAAFIVPICALAYATTSIGGDRENRTLLFLLVRPIPRSLVFLAKMTATLPLVLGMVLGSFYLYCRLAGAAGELAFELYLPAIFFMTIAYISLFHLFAVTFRHSTIAALTYALFMEFFLGNMPGIIKRLAVNFYGRSIMFNLGLEEGVDLPDPQWFEPVSVTTGANALIWIAVGSLALALAIFQRREYHDLT, encoded by the coding sequence ATGGAAGCATCCCAATCCGCCTTGGCCGCCGGTTCGACCGCGTCGTCCGGTTCGTTTGCCACAGGGCCTGCGGCCGGCGCACGCGAGCCGCTGCGCGTGCTGGCGCTGATCCGCGCGTGGGGTACGTTGACGATGCTCTCGTTTCGTCAGTTGCTCTGGTCGACAAACACGTTGATGGTCCTGTTTCCGCTGATCGGCTGCACGTTGTTTCTTTTGCGCCGGCGGTACGACCAGATCGCCTATCTGCCCCGCGCGATCAATGCCTTCAGCCACGAGTTTGTCATCCTGATCTTCGCGGCGTTCATCGTGCCGATTTGCGCCCTGGCCTACGCGACCACGAGCATCGGCGGCGATCGCGAGAACCGCACGCTCTTGTTCCTGCTCGTGCGCCCCATCCCGCGCTCGCTGGTGTTTTTGGCCAAAATGACCGCCACCCTGCCGCTGGTGTTGGGAATGGTGCTCGGCAGCTTCTATCTCTACTGCCGGCTGGCGGGCGCTGCCGGTGAGCTCGCCTTCGAGCTGTATCTGCCGGCGATCTTTTTTATGACGATCGCCTACATCAGCTTGTTCCATCTCTTTGCCGTCACGTTTCGCCATTCGACGATCGCGGCGCTGACCTACGCGCTGTTCATGGAATTCTTCCTGGGCAATATGCCGGGCATCATCAAGCGTCTGGCCGTGAACTTCTACGGCCGCTCGATCATGTTCAACCTGGGGTTGGAAGAAGGGGTCGATCTGCCCGACCCGCAATGGTTCGAACCGGTTTCGGTAACGACCGGCGCGAATGCGCTGATCTGGATCGCCGTGGGCAGCCTCGCGCTGGCGCTGGCGATCTTCCAGAGGCGCGAGTACCACGATCTGACTTGA
- a CDS encoding endonuclease III domain-containing protein, translating into MEVTLATLFDRLLAHYGPQAWWPGETPLEVMVGAVLTQNTNWKNVERAIENLREADLLDLHSLGELPLEELAELIRPAGYYRLKAGRLHRLLQFVRERYDGSLEAMFAMPLEDLREELLGVNGIGPETADSILLYAGGLPTFVIDAYTHRVMKRHGWIEFEADYHQLKEHFESGLERDAATFNEFHALFVQLGKDYCRKEPRCDGCPLHDWLPEQGPLEPDW; encoded by the coding sequence ATGGAAGTTACGCTCGCCACGCTTTTCGATCGCTTGCTTGCGCACTATGGTCCGCAGGCCTGGTGGCCGGGCGAAACGCCGCTCGAAGTCATGGTCGGCGCCGTGCTGACGCAGAATACGAACTGGAAAAATGTCGAGCGCGCGATCGAGAATCTGCGCGAGGCCGATCTGCTCGACTTGCACTCGCTGGGCGAGCTGCCGCTCGAGGAACTTGCCGAGTTGATTCGACCGGCCGGTTACTATCGCCTCAAGGCGGGGCGACTGCACCGGCTGCTCCAGTTCGTGCGCGAGCGGTACGACGGCTCGCTCGAAGCCATGTTCGCCATGCCGCTCGAGGATCTGCGCGAGGAACTCCTCGGCGTCAACGGCATCGGACCCGAGACGGCCGATTCCATCCTGCTCTACGCTGGCGGGTTGCCGACGTTCGTCATCGATGCCTACACGCATCGCGTGATGAAACGGCACGGCTGGATCGAATTCGAGGCCGACTACCATCAGCTCAAGGAGCACTTCGAGAGCGGGCTCGAGCGCGACGCCGCCACGTTCAACGAGTTTCACGCCCTGTTCGTGCAACTGGGCAAAGACTACTGCCGCAAGGAGCCCCGTTGCGACGGGTGCCCGCTGCACGATTGGCTGCCCGAGCAGGGACCGCTCGAGCCAGACTGGTGA
- a CDS encoding exo-alpha-sialidase, whose amino-acid sequence MLAVLLVAGGTSVANEIAPKSQPDVTLYQGSYPGWPWIARTPAGKLVATFREGNEHGYSPNGRVLVVESTDEGKTWTAPKVVADQKDVDDRNAAILALSDDDWLVSYNTYTADLVSRPVIVRTLDGGRTWSAPQMVADIDARTRSAAIKLSSGELLLPIYRAQGNGSLCARSEDNGKTWQIVPLADSDGYVGDEWSLAEVSPGRVVGIHRNNHSTRDGFLWRTESADAGKTWSSAERTNVQCQRHPAPAQLFVVDGKPILAYADRRMVSLSLVTTDDPKLLNWDLDRRLTAVQYLPDGSPISDAGYPSVVSLGKNKLMLIDYEITEEEHLVTGYFVELPQDWLGQ is encoded by the coding sequence ATGCTCGCCGTTCTGCTGGTAGCAGGGGGTACGAGCGTCGCGAACGAGATCGCGCCGAAGAGCCAGCCCGACGTCACGCTCTATCAGGGAAGCTATCCCGGTTGGCCCTGGATTGCGCGCACCCCCGCCGGCAAGCTGGTGGCCACTTTCCGTGAGGGAAACGAACACGGTTACTCCCCCAATGGACGCGTGCTGGTCGTCGAAAGTACCGACGAAGGAAAAACCTGGACGGCCCCCAAGGTGGTCGCCGACCAGAAAGACGTCGACGACCGCAACGCGGCCATCCTCGCGTTGTCGGACGACGACTGGTTGGTTTCTTACAACACCTACACGGCCGACCTCGTGTCGCGGCCTGTTATCGTCCGCACGCTGGACGGCGGCCGCACCTGGTCGGCGCCGCAAATGGTGGCCGATATCGATGCCCGCACGCGCAGCGCGGCGATCAAACTCTCGAGCGGCGAGTTGCTGCTGCCGATCTATCGCGCGCAGGGAAATGGTTCCCTCTGTGCGCGCTCGGAAGACAATGGCAAGACCTGGCAGATCGTGCCCTTGGCCGATTCCGACGGCTACGTCGGCGACGAGTGGAGCCTGGCCGAGGTCTCGCCAGGCCGGGTCGTCGGCATTCACCGCAACAATCATTCGACGCGCGACGGCTTCTTGTGGCGTACCGAGAGCGCGGACGCGGGCAAGACTTGGTCCTCTGCCGAACGCACGAACGTGCAATGCCAGCGCCATCCCGCGCCGGCCCAATTGTTCGTCGTCGATGGCAAGCCCATCTTGGCCTATGCCGACCGCCGTATGGTTTCGCTGTCGCTCGTCACGACGGATGATCCCAAACTGTTGAACTGGGATCTCGACCGACGCCTGACCGCCGTGCAGTACCTGCCTGACGGTTCCCCGATCAGCGATGCGGGCTATCCGTCCGTCGTCTCGCTCGGCAAGAACAAGCTCATGCTCATCGACTACGAGATCACCGAAGAGGAGCATCTCGTGACGGGCTATTTCGTCGAGCTGCCGCAGGACTGGCTGGGTCAATAG
- a CDS encoding DUF2617 family protein, producing the protein MLSVRPKVAELVFQLYGRALHPELFQFHSTRVVERGDYVAKIDITNAGHVVTWRCRGLTLTEVCASAQHPLPQKRRLLSYRLKGSRNDRLECRGGASYQVNFDLEPVEPEVFWTFQQELALDGQRKGMLHQFDSSGRIAVGALSYVNVETRNRSLLVQAFHTFPDDYAIVKSQSLFEVR; encoded by the coding sequence GTGCTCTCCGTTCGCCCGAAGGTCGCAGAACTGGTCTTTCAGTTGTATGGTCGAGCGCTTCATCCGGAACTCTTTCAATTTCACTCGACGCGCGTCGTCGAGCGTGGCGACTATGTCGCCAAGATCGACATCACGAACGCCGGTCACGTCGTGACCTGGCGTTGCCGGGGTCTGACGTTGACCGAGGTCTGTGCTTCGGCCCAGCATCCCCTGCCGCAGAAGCGCCGTTTGCTCTCGTACCGCTTGAAGGGGAGCCGCAACGACCGGCTCGAATGCCGCGGAGGCGCCTCGTACCAGGTCAACTTCGATCTCGAACCGGTCGAGCCCGAGGTCTTTTGGACCTTCCAGCAGGAACTGGCCCTCGACGGCCAGCGCAAGGGCATGCTGCACCAATTCGATTCGAGCGGCCGCATCGCCGTGGGGGCCTTGAGCTACGTCAACGTCGAGACACGCAATCGCAGCCTGCTCGTGCAAGCGTTTCACACCTTCCCGGACGACTACGCGATCGTGAAGAGCCAGTCGCTCTTCGAGGTCCGCTAA
- a CDS encoding tetratricopeptide repeat protein, with the protein MFRSSVRSPRFGVKMARFSFRWACRLLVAMAAALLLLPASLVADDDRTAPDHQLETIDALIRQLGSDSFSEREQAQTRLAEFGFAAFDALLAAEQDDDIEVAARARYLVRLMQVQWVQDDDPAAVKTLLVRYDSLEEPDRLDRVRRLARLSNDEGLAPLCRLVRYEKSEILSKWAAVELIKQPVAAGTDRAARGDKIVETLARSPRPAAAWLRLYARAHENPERYLAEWNGIVDAEQATFEQFPDQSRAEFLVALLREQIQRLDELDRDEEVLDAMRRIVQFERGETEPLLELLAWLVERKAWSVVDDLARRFSGRIHEEPLLLYALADARILEGREADAEALAKQALTLNATDPADHLQTAQTLRQRGQPRWAEAELRHVIETGQADNGTVMLGCYLLADLIYDRAEYLAAAQLLEEQIKKFAERMQAAGGDVSSRNVLDTVRKRMGGRMHYYYAMHFHELGEFGKETENLDRAIESDPQDIDVLIALHRLPKPGEERQRKTEKMIEDTVSSYEQLIQNQPDNATNYNQLAWLWANTGRKQQQALEYSRRSLELSPNESGYLDTLARCYYALGQLDKAVAAQLQAVSLDPHSGQMNRQLKQFQQELAKKRESGGKS; encoded by the coding sequence ATGTTTCGCAGTTCGGTCCGCTCCCCGCGTTTCGGCGTGAAGATGGCTCGCTTTTCATTTCGCTGGGCATGCCGCCTGTTGGTCGCCATGGCGGCGGCGCTACTGCTCTTGCCTGCCTCGCTGGTCGCGGACGACGACCGCACCGCTCCCGACCATCAGCTAGAGACGATCGACGCGCTGATTCGCCAGCTTGGCAGCGATAGTTTTTCGGAGCGCGAACAGGCGCAGACCCGATTGGCGGAATTCGGCTTTGCCGCCTTCGATGCGTTGCTCGCGGCGGAGCAGGACGACGATATCGAGGTGGCCGCGCGGGCCCGCTATCTGGTGCGCCTCATGCAGGTGCAGTGGGTCCAGGACGACGACCCCGCCGCGGTCAAGACCTTGCTCGTCCGCTACGATTCGCTCGAAGAGCCCGACCGCCTCGATCGCGTCCGCCGCCTGGCAAGACTGTCGAACGACGAAGGCCTAGCGCCGTTGTGCCGCCTAGTGCGGTACGAGAAGTCGGAGATCCTCTCGAAATGGGCGGCCGTCGAGCTGATCAAGCAGCCGGTGGCGGCGGGTACCGACCGCGCGGCGCGGGGAGATAAGATCGTCGAGACTTTGGCGCGCAGCCCCCGTCCGGCCGCCGCATGGCTGCGCCTCTATGCCCGCGCCCACGAGAATCCAGAGCGCTATCTGGCCGAGTGGAACGGGATCGTCGATGCCGAGCAGGCAACCTTCGAGCAGTTTCCCGATCAATCGCGCGCGGAGTTTCTCGTGGCCCTGTTGCGCGAGCAGATTCAGCGTCTCGACGAGCTCGATCGCGACGAGGAAGTGCTCGACGCGATGCGGCGCATCGTGCAATTTGAGCGCGGCGAGACGGAGCCCTTGCTCGAGTTGCTGGCCTGGCTAGTCGAACGCAAGGCGTGGAGCGTCGTCGATGATCTGGCCAGGCGTTTCTCGGGTCGCATCCACGAAGAGCCGTTGCTGCTCTACGCCTTGGCCGATGCGCGGATCCTGGAAGGCCGCGAGGCGGACGCCGAGGCCCTGGCAAAACAGGCCCTCACGTTGAATGCGACCGATCCGGCCGACCATCTCCAGACGGCACAGACGCTGCGCCAGCGCGGTCAGCCCCGCTGGGCCGAGGCCGAGCTGCGCCACGTCATCGAGACCGGGCAGGCCGACAACGGCACCGTCATGCTTGGCTGCTACCTGCTGGCCGACTTGATCTACGATCGGGCCGAATACCTGGCCGCCGCGCAATTGCTCGAGGAGCAGATCAAAAAGTTTGCCGAACGGATGCAAGCCGCCGGCGGTGATGTCTCGTCGCGCAACGTGCTCGATACCGTCCGCAAACGCATGGGCGGACGCATGCACTATTACTACGCCATGCACTTCCACGAGCTGGGCGAGTTCGGCAAGGAGACGGAGAATCTGGATCGGGCGATCGAATCGGATCCGCAAGATATCGATGTCCTGATCGCGCTGCACCGCTTGCCCAAGCCGGGCGAAGAACGCCAGCGCAAGACCGAGAAAATGATCGAAGACACGGTCTCGAGCTACGAGCAATTGATCCAGAATCAGCCCGACAACGCGACGAACTACAATCAACTCGCCTGGCTGTGGGCCAACACCGGTCGCAAGCAGCAGCAAGCGCTCGAATACTCGCGCCGTTCGCTCGAACTTTCGCCGAACGAGTCGGGTTACCTCGACACCCTGGCTCGCTGCTACTATGCCCTCGGGCAACTCGACAAGGCGGTGGCCGCCCAACTGCAGGCGGTCTCGCTCGATCCGCACTCGGGCCAGATGAATCGTCAATTGAAGCAGTTCCAGCAAGAACTCGCCAAAAAACGCGAGTCGGGCGGCAAGTCGTAA
- a CDS encoding DUF2752 domain-containing protein, with amino-acid sequence MSSPCDAPTSATTTTEPYQAQLVECGNPFAPPSICDAVWRHGLLFAAAASILVASFVLRVQGEHAVCLPVVGTPLPELCYWRAVSGLPCPGCGLTRCFISMAHGELSRAWSFQPVGCLLFLGVVFQIPYRAWQIWRLRRGQGDQPPRWLVVAAWLFVPAFFVQWIGRLLV; translated from the coding sequence ATGTCTTCGCCGTGCGACGCGCCGACCTCCGCTACTACGACCACGGAGCCTTATCAGGCCCAACTCGTCGAGTGCGGGAATCCCTTCGCGCCGCCATCGATTTGCGACGCGGTCTGGCGGCATGGCTTGTTGTTCGCCGCCGCCGCGAGCATCTTGGTGGCGTCTTTCGTGCTGCGCGTGCAAGGCGAGCATGCCGTCTGTCTGCCGGTGGTCGGCACGCCGCTACCCGAGTTGTGTTATTGGCGCGCCGTGTCGGGGCTCCCCTGTCCTGGTTGTGGCCTGACGCGGTGCTTCATCTCCATGGCGCATGGCGAACTGTCTCGTGCCTGGAGTTTTCAACCCGTCGGTTGCCTGTTGTTCCTGGGAGTCGTGTTTCAGATTCCGTATCGTGCGTGGCAGATCTGGCGATTGCGCCGCGGCCAGGGAGACCAGCCGCCACGCTGGCTCGTGGTCGCGGCGTGGCTTTTCGTGCCGGCGTTCTTCGTACAATGGATTGGGCGACTGTTGGTTTAG
- a CDS encoding caspase family protein: MVLLLGVFLSLACLGTPNSAQAEDHILTIGGGYSPTGNQVSLEKNVLYFRRMLEDLGLSGLHHDVFFADGDSPGRDLQFTDPEHNLPKANELLARLFEQTSELGYEYRSHQVAGLRGASTRDNIERWFAENANHLQPGDRLIVYFTGHGGKGKKPENSHLYLWNQEQIPVEEFTRLLDKLAPDISVVLVMVQCYSGGFANSIFNSGDSAHGCSDAERCGFFATTQDRSAAGCTPDIDEENYQEYSSHFWAALSGRSRIGEPVELPDFDGDGRISFVEAHAHALLASDTIDISVKTSDAFLRAYSKTSAKGVANLLTVDSPYAQLLAVASPADRAVLEGLSTQLQIEGENRAAAVRDLAEKIGKQRKEISGSKGKLTGSLRGEARKIRATLLERWPELANRWNPAVQLLLEQEPGTLVAAIEGHAHYSEFARLQGEVDRLSQQHLDLERQWVKCQRFLRVAENVALANNLPLVGTPEQVARFERLMLAEGASLTTAIAESTPTDSLADETATP; the protein is encoded by the coding sequence ATGGTCCTTCTGTTGGGCGTCTTTCTCTCGCTCGCCTGTCTCGGCACCCCGAACTCGGCCCAGGCCGAAGACCACATTTTGACGATCGGCGGCGGCTATAGCCCCACCGGCAATCAGGTCTCGCTCGAGAAAAACGTCCTCTACTTCCGACGGATGCTCGAAGATCTCGGCCTGTCGGGCTTGCATCACGATGTCTTCTTCGCCGATGGCGATTCTCCTGGTCGGGATCTGCAATTCACCGATCCCGAGCACAACCTGCCCAAAGCCAACGAGTTGCTCGCCCGCCTGTTCGAGCAGACGAGCGAACTGGGCTACGAATATCGCAGCCACCAGGTAGCCGGCCTGCGCGGCGCCTCGACCCGCGACAATATCGAACGCTGGTTCGCCGAAAACGCGAACCACCTGCAGCCGGGAGACCGGCTGATCGTCTACTTCACGGGGCATGGCGGCAAGGGGAAGAAACCCGAAAATTCGCATCTGTACCTTTGGAATCAGGAACAGATTCCCGTCGAGGAATTCACGCGGCTGCTCGACAAACTGGCGCCAGACATTTCGGTGGTGTTGGTGATGGTGCAGTGCTACTCGGGCGGTTTTGCGAATTCGATCTTTAACTCGGGCGATTCCGCACATGGGTGCAGCGATGCTGAACGTTGCGGCTTCTTCGCCACGACGCAGGATCGCTCGGCGGCCGGCTGCACCCCCGATATCGACGAAGAAAACTACCAGGAATACAGCAGCCACTTCTGGGCCGCCTTGTCCGGGCGATCGCGCATCGGCGAGCCCGTCGAGCTGCCCGACTTCGATGGTGACGGGCGGATCTCGTTTGTCGAGGCTCATGCCCATGCCTTGCTCGCCTCGGATACGATCGATATCTCGGTGAAGACCTCGGACGCATTCTTGCGCGCCTACAGCAAGACGTCGGCCAAGGGGGTGGCGAATCTGCTCACCGTCGACTCGCCCTATGCGCAGCTACTGGCCGTGGCCTCCCCGGCCGATCGCGCCGTGCTCGAGGGGCTTTCGACCCAACTGCAAATCGAGGGAGAGAACCGCGCCGCGGCGGTTCGCGACTTGGCGGAAAAAATCGGCAAGCAGCGCAAGGAGATCAGCGGAAGCAAGGGAAAGTTGACCGGCTCGCTGCGGGGCGAGGCGCGCAAGATTCGAGCCACGCTGCTCGAGCGCTGGCCCGAGCTGGCCAATCGCTGGAACCCTGCCGTGCAACTTCTGCTCGAGCAGGAACCTGGCACGCTCGTGGCGGCCATTGAAGGTCACGCGCACTATTCCGAGTTCGCTCGCCTGCAAGGCGAGGTCGACCGCTTGTCGCAGCAGCATCTCGACCTCGAACGCCAGTGGGTCAAGTGCCAGCGATTCTTGCGTGTGGCGGAGAACGTCGCCTTGGCCAACAACCTGCCGCTGGTAGGGACGCCCGAGCAAGTGGCACGCTTCGAGCGGCTTATGCTGGCCGAAGGGGCTTCGTTGACGACCGCGATCGCCGAGTCGACGCCGACCGACAGCCTCGCGGATGAAACGGCCACGCCGTAG